In one Hemitrygon akajei chromosome 3, sHemAka1.3, whole genome shotgun sequence genomic region, the following are encoded:
- the rbp1.1 gene encoding retinol-binding protein 1.1 — protein MPIDYSGYWKMIANENFEEYLKALDVNIALRKIAVLLKADKDITHKGDHMVIKTISSLRNYIMEFDIGKEFPEDLSGIDDRKCMTTVSWDGDRLVCVQKGEKEGRGWTHWIEGDELHLELRVEGVISKQVFKKVE, from the exons ATGCCAATTGATTACAGCGGATACTGGAAAATGATAGCCAATGAGAATTTTGAAGAGTACCTGAAAGCACTAG ATGTTAACATTGCTTTGAGGAAAATTGCAGTGCTGCTGAAAGCGGACAAAGATATTACTCATAAGGGAGACCACATGGTCATTAAAACCATCAGCAGCCTCCGTAATTATATCATGGAATTCGATATTGGCAAGGAGTTTCCTGAGGATTTATCTGGAATAGACGATCGCAAATGTATG ACTACCGTGAGCTGGGATGGAGATAGACTTGTGTGTGTACAAAAAGGAGAGAAAGAAGGTCGCGGTTGGACTCACTGGATAGAGGGTGATGAGCTACACCTG GAGCTACGTGTTGAAGGTGTCATAAGCAAACAAGTCTTTAAGAAAGTGGAATGA